A part of bacterium genomic DNA contains:
- a CDS encoding KTSC domain-containing protein — protein sequence MNWIATPESSNIAGFEYNKTTQVLTVEFKNGGRYNYYDVPEVVFDRMKAASSKGQFLAQNIKNTYRYARV from the coding sequence ATGAACTGGATAGCCACACCCGAGTCATCCAACATTGCCGGATTTGAATACAACAAAACAACGCAGGTTCTAACCGTCGAGTTCAAGAACGGCGGACGCTACAATTATTATGATGTACCCGAGGTCGTGTTCGATAGAATGAAAGCAGCATCTTCAAAGGGTCAGTTTCTTGCCCAAAACATCAAGAACACTTATCGGTACGCTCGCGTATAG